In Hafnia alvei, a genomic segment contains:
- the silA gene encoding Cu(+)/Ag(+) efflux RND transporter permease subunit SilA yields MIEWIIRRSVANRFLVMMGALFLSIWGTWTIINTPVDALPDLSDVQVIIKTSYPGQAPQIVENQVTYPLTTTMLSVPGAKTVRGFSQFGDSYVYVIFEDGTDLYWARSRVLEYLNQVQGKLPAGVSSEIGPDATGVGWIFEYALVDHSGKHDLSELRSLQDWFLKFELKTIPNVAEVASVGGVVKQYQIQLDPVKLTQYGISLPEVKQALSSSNQEAGGSSVEIAESEYMVRASGYLQTIDDFKNIVLKTGENGVPVYLRDVARVQMGPEMRRGIAELNGQGEVAGGVVILRSGKNAREVITAVRDKLDTLKASLPEGVEIVTTYDRSQLIDRAIDNLSYKLLEEFIVVAVVCALFLWHVRSALVAIISLPLGLCIAFIVMHFQGLNANIMSLGGIAIAVGAMVDAAIVMIENAHKRLEEWDHQHPGEQIDNATRWKVITDASVEVGPALFISLLIITLSFIPIFTLEGQEGRLFGPLAFTKTYSMAGAAILAIIVIPILMGFWIRGKIPAETSNPLNRLLIKAYHPLLLRVLHWPKTTLLVAALSIFTVIWPLSQVGGEFLPKINEGDLLYMPSTLPGVSPGEAAALLQTTDKLIKTVPEVASVFGKTGKAETATDSAPLEMMETTIQLKPEDQWRPGMTIDKIIEELDRTVRLPGLANLWVPPIRNRIDMLSTGIKSPIGIKVSGTVLSDIDVTAQSIEAVAKTVPGVVSALAERLEGGRYIDVDINREKASRYGMTVGDVQLFVSSAIGGAMVGETVEGVARYPINIRYPQDYRNSPQALREMPILTPMKQQITLGDVADIKVVSGPTMLKTENARPASWIYVDARGRDMVSVVNDIKTAISEKVKLRPGTSVAFSGQFELLEHANKKLKLMVPMTVMIIFILLYLAFRRVDEALLILMSLPFALVGGIWFLYWQGFHMSVATGTGFIALAGVAAEFGVVMLMYLRHAIEAHPELSRKETFTPEGLDEALYHGAVLRVRPKAMTVAVIIAGLLPILWGTGAGSEVMSRIAAPMIGGMITAPLLSLFIIPAAYKLIWLRRHKKSVS; encoded by the coding sequence ATGATTGAATGGATTATCCGGCGCTCTGTCGCCAACCGTTTCCTGGTCATGATGGGGGCCTTGTTTCTCAGCATCTGGGGTACATGGACGATTATTAACACGCCGGTCGATGCCTTGCCTGACCTGTCAGATGTACAGGTCATTATCAAAACCAGCTATCCCGGCCAGGCCCCGCAGATTGTAGAAAACCAGGTCACCTATCCACTTACCACCACCATGCTATCCGTGCCTGGCGCAAAAACCGTGCGTGGTTTTTCACAGTTCGGGGATTCGTATGTGTATGTCATTTTTGAAGATGGCACTGATCTGTACTGGGCCCGGTCCCGAGTCCTGGAATACCTGAATCAGGTTCAGGGAAAACTGCCTGCCGGCGTAAGTTCTGAGATTGGCCCTGATGCCACGGGGGTGGGCTGGATATTTGAATATGCCCTGGTCGATCACAGCGGAAAACACGATCTGTCAGAACTTCGTTCTCTGCAGGACTGGTTCCTGAAATTTGAACTGAAAACCATTCCTAATGTCGCTGAAGTTGCATCCGTAGGCGGCGTGGTTAAGCAGTATCAGATCCAGCTTGACCCGGTAAAACTGACGCAGTACGGCATCAGCCTGCCAGAAGTAAAACAAGCTCTTAGCTCATCTAACCAGGAAGCCGGTGGCTCATCTGTTGAAATTGCTGAGTCAGAGTATATGGTCCGGGCCAGCGGTTATCTTCAGACTATTGATGATTTTAAAAATATCGTCCTGAAAACGGGGGAAAACGGAGTACCTGTTTACCTCCGTGATGTTGCCCGCGTACAAATGGGGCCGGAAATGCGGCGTGGTATCGCTGAGCTTAATGGTCAGGGCGAAGTCGCTGGCGGCGTGGTGATCCTGCGTTCGGGCAAAAATGCACGCGAAGTCATCACGGCGGTGAGGGATAAACTGGACACGCTGAAGGCCAGCCTGCCTGAAGGAGTGGAGATCGTAACGACATACGATCGCAGCCAGTTAATCGATCGCGCGATTGACAACCTCAGTTACAAGCTTCTTGAAGAGTTTATCGTTGTTGCTGTCGTTTGCGCACTGTTCCTCTGGCATGTCCGTTCTGCCCTGGTGGCGATTATTTCTCTGCCACTTGGCCTGTGTATCGCCTTCATTGTTATGCACTTCCAGGGGCTGAATGCCAACATTATGTCGCTGGGAGGGATTGCAATAGCCGTCGGAGCGATGGTGGATGCCGCCATCGTCATGATCGAAAACGCGCATAAACGGCTTGAGGAGTGGGACCATCAGCATCCCGGGGAACAGATTGATAATGCCACCCGCTGGAAGGTTATCACTGACGCCTCCGTTGAAGTGGGTCCAGCGCTGTTTATCAGCCTGCTGATTATCACATTATCGTTCATTCCTATTTTTACCCTGGAAGGGCAGGAAGGGCGTCTGTTTGGTCCGCTGGCCTTTACAAAAACGTATTCCATGGCGGGTGCAGCCATACTGGCAATCATTGTTATCCCTATTCTGATGGGGTTCTGGATCCGCGGGAAAATTCCTGCTGAGACCAGTAACCCACTGAACCGGTTGCTGATTAAAGCGTATCACCCGTTACTGCTCAGGGTACTACACTGGCCAAAAACAACCCTGCTGGTTGCGGCTTTATCCATTTTCACTGTTATCTGGCCACTGAGTCAGGTGGGCGGCGAGTTTTTACCGAAGATTAACGAAGGTGACCTGTTGTATATGCCGTCAACGTTACCTGGCGTGTCTCCTGGAGAAGCTGCTGCGCTCTTACAGACCACGGACAAACTAATCAAAACGGTGCCTGAAGTGGCCTCAGTTTTTGGCAAGACCGGTAAGGCTGAGACCGCCACGGATTCTGCTCCGCTCGAAATGATGGAAACCACCATCCAACTGAAACCTGAGGATCAGTGGCGTCCAGGCATGACGATTGACAAGATTATTGAAGAACTCGACAGGACCGTCCGTTTACCGGGTCTGGCCAACCTCTGGGTACCGCCTATCCGTAACCGTATTGATATGCTCTCAACCGGCATTAAAAGTCCGATAGGTATTAAGGTATCGGGTACTGTTCTGTCGGATATCGATGTAACAGCACAGAGTATCGAAGCAGTCGCTAAAACCGTACCTGGTGTGGTTTCCGCACTGGCTGAACGACTGGAAGGTGGACGTTATATTGATGTGGACATTAACCGGGAAAAAGCTTCCCGGTACGGGATGACTGTGGGCGACGTCCAGCTGTTCGTCTCTTCAGCAATCGGTGGGGCTATGGTGGGTGAGACGGTTGAAGGCGTGGCCCGGTACCCTATTAACATTCGCTATCCGCAGGATTACCGTAACAGTCCGCAGGCGTTGAGAGAGATGCCAATCCTGACCCCAATGAAGCAGCAAATTACGCTGGGCGATGTTGCCGATATTAAGGTCGTTTCCGGACCAACCATGCTGAAAACCGAAAATGCCCGGCCAGCCAGCTGGATTTATGTTGATGCCCGCGGCAGGGACATGGTGTCGGTGGTGAACGATATTAAGACGGCCATCAGTGAGAAAGTGAAACTGAGACCGGGGACCAGTGTGGCATTCTCAGGACAGTTTGAATTACTCGAGCACGCCAATAAGAAATTAAAACTGATGGTACCGATGACGGTGATGATCATCTTCATCCTGTTATATCTGGCATTCCGCAGGGTTGATGAAGCCCTGTTGATCCTGATGAGCCTGCCGTTTGCCCTGGTTGGCGGGATATGGTTCCTGTACTGGCAGGGCTTCCATATGTCAGTGGCGACCGGAACCGGGTTTATCGCCCTGGCCGGGGTGGCAGCAGAGTTTGGCGTGGTCATGCTGATGTATCTGCGTCATGCCATTGAAGCGCACCCGGAATTGTCCCGTAAAGAGACGTTCACACCGGAAGGCCTTGATGAAGCCCTCTATCATGGTGCCGTACTGCGTGTCCGGCCGAAAGCCATGACCGTGGCGGTGATCATTGCGGGTCTGCTGCCAATACTCTGGGGAACCGGTGCAGGTTCAGAAGTCATGAGCCGTATCGCGGCACCCATGATTGGTGGGATGATCACGGCTCCGCTGCTGTCCCTGTTCATTATTCCTGCCGCCTACAAATTAATCTGGCTGCGCAGACATAAAAAAAGCGTGTCCTGA
- the cusF gene encoding cation efflux system protein CusF, whose product MRNSFKAVLFGAFSVIFSAGLHAETHQHGDMNAASDASVQQVIRGSGVVKAIDMNSKKITISHEAIPDVGWPAMTMRFTFVNADDAINALKTGSHVDFSFIQQGNISLLKSINVTQS is encoded by the coding sequence ATGCGTAATTCATTTAAAGCCGTTTTATTTGGTGCCTTCTCTGTCATATTTTCTGCCGGTCTTCATGCTGAAACACATCAGCATGGTGATATGAATGCTGCCAGTGACGCTTCGGTACAGCAGGTTATCAGGGGCTCCGGTGTCGTTAAAGCCATTGATATGAATAGTAAAAAAATCACCATTTCGCACGAAGCTATCCCTGATGTGGGCTGGCCTGCAATGACCATGCGCTTCACTTTTGTTAATGCAGACGACGCTATTAATGCCCTGAAAACTGGCAGCCACGTTGATTTCTCGTTTATTCAGCAGGGTAATATTTCTTTACTTAAAAGCATTAACGTGACGCAGTCCTGA
- a CDS encoding DUF411 domain-containing protein — protein sequence MKKVVLMALALGLSLPAMASEKVIDMYKSENCGCCSLWGKAMEKDGFEVRTHVMNDQALSALKEKHAIPAGLRSCHTAVAGNLIIEGHVPATTIHKAMQSGSGIYGLATPGMPAGSPGMEMGARKEAYDVIAFSPDGSKKVFQRIE from the coding sequence ATGAAAAAAGTGGTTCTAATGGCGCTGGCTCTCGGCCTTTCACTACCCGCGATGGCGAGTGAAAAAGTGATTGATATGTACAAATCTGAAAACTGTGGCTGTTGTTCCCTGTGGGGCAAAGCGATGGAAAAAGACGGGTTTGAAGTACGAACTCACGTCATGAATGATCAGGCGCTGTCAGCCCTGAAAGAAAAGCATGCTATTCCTGCAGGACTACGAAGTTGTCATACCGCGGTTGCCGGTAATTTGATCATTGAAGGCCATGTGCCTGCGACAACGATACATAAGGCAATGCAGTCTGGTTCGGGTATATACGGTCTCGCCACCCCCGGTATGCCAGCAGGAAGTCCTGGAATGGAGATGGGAGCCCGAAAAGAGGCTTACGATGTTATCGCATTCTCACCGGATGGAAGTAAAAAAGTCTTCCAGCGAATCGAATAG
- a CDS encoding DUF2933 domain-containing protein, whose amino-acid sequence MKSTTYALIAVAAIAAFALLREHWSHVAGYWPYLLLLVCPLMHLFHGHGDHQHHDGGNDKKN is encoded by the coding sequence ATGAAAAGTACCACCTATGCGCTTATTGCTGTCGCCGCGATCGCGGCTTTTGCCCTCCTGCGCGAACACTGGTCACATGTGGCAGGTTACTGGCCATATCTGTTATTGCTGGTCTGCCCGCTAATGCATCTTTTCCACGGGCATGGAGATCACCAACATCACGATGGTGGGAACGATAAAAAAAATTAA
- the silB gene encoding Cu(+)/Ag(+) efflux RND transporter periplasmic adaptor subunit SilB, with protein sequence MASLKIKYAAIIISSLIAGGLISVTAWQYVNSAQKTEKTEQKAPERKVLFWYDPMKPDTKFDKPGKSPFMDMDLVPKYADESGESSSSGIRIDPTQVQNLGLKTQKVTRGMLNYSQTIPANVSYNEYQFVIVQARSDGFVEKVYPMTTGDHVKKGTPLIDITIPDWVEAQSEFLLLSSTGGTSTQIKGVLERLRLAGMPEEDIQRLRSTRSIQTRFTIKAPIDGVITAFDLRTGMNISKDKVVAQIQGMDPVWISAAVPESIAYLLKDTSQFEISVPAYPDKTFHVEKWNILPSVDQTTRTLQVRLQVTNKDELLKPGMNAYLKLNTKSQEMLLIPSQAVIDTGKEQRVITVDDEGKFVPKQIHVLHESQQQSGIGSGLNEGDIVVVSGLFLIDSEANITGALERMRHPEKTESSMPAVSDQPVNMHSGH encoded by the coding sequence ATGGCTTCTTTAAAGATAAAATATGCTGCAATAATTATCAGCAGCCTCATAGCAGGGGGGCTGATATCGGTTACTGCCTGGCAGTATGTAAACTCAGCACAAAAGACAGAAAAAACAGAACAAAAGGCACCGGAACGAAAGGTGCTTTTCTGGTATGACCCAATGAAACCGGATACCAAATTTGATAAACCCGGAAAATCTCCCTTTATGGATATGGACCTGGTGCCTAAATATGCTGATGAAAGCGGCGAGAGCAGCAGTAGCGGGATCCGTATTGATCCAACTCAGGTTCAGAACCTGGGATTAAAAACGCAAAAAGTCACGCGTGGTATGTTGAATTATTCCCAGACAATCCCGGCTAATGTCAGCTATAACGAGTATCAGTTTGTTATTGTGCAGGCGCGTTCTGACGGGTTTGTCGAAAAAGTCTACCCCATGACGACTGGCGATCATGTGAAGAAGGGTACGCCACTTATCGATATTACCATTCCGGACTGGGTGGAAGCACAGAGTGAATTCCTTTTGTTATCCAGCACCGGCGGTACTTCCACGCAAATTAAAGGCGTTCTGGAACGGCTTCGCCTGGCAGGTATGCCGGAAGAGGATATTCAGAGACTGCGTTCTACCCGGAGCATCCAGACCCGTTTTACCATTAAAGCTCCTATAGACGGTGTTATTACAGCGTTTGACCTGCGTACCGGAATGAATATTTCGAAAGATAAAGTAGTGGCGCAGATTCAGGGGATGGATCCGGTCTGGATCAGTGCCGCAGTTCCTGAATCAATTGCCTATCTGCTGAAAGATACGTCGCAATTTGAAATCTCGGTCCCGGCATATCCGGATAAAACGTTTCATGTCGAAAAATGGAACATTCTGCCGAGTGTGGACCAGACAACCCGCACGCTGCAGGTTCGTCTGCAGGTCACTAACAAAGATGAACTCCTGAAACCGGGCATGAATGCCTATCTGAAACTGAATACCAAGAGCCAGGAGATGCTGCTGATACCAAGCCAGGCCGTTATCGATACTGGCAAAGAACAGCGTGTGATTACTGTTGATGATGAAGGCAAGTTTGTGCCGAAACAGATCCACGTTCTGCATGAATCACAGCAACAGTCCGGCATCGGTTCCGGCCTGAATGAAGGCGATATCGTGGTGGTCAGTGGCCTGTTCCTCATTGACTCCGAAGCCAATATTACGGGCGCGCTGGAACGTATGCGCCACCCTGAAAAAACAGAAAGCAGTATGCCAGCAGTGTCTGACCAGCCTGTAAATATGCATTCAGGGCACTGA
- the silC gene encoding Cu(+)/Ag(+) efflux RND transporter outer membrane channel SilC encodes MFKLKLLSISTIFILAGCVSLAPEYQRPAAPVPQQFSLSRNSLTPAVNGYQDTGWRNFFVDPQVTRLITEALTNNRDLRMAALKVEEARAQFNVTDADRYPQLNASSGITYSGGLKGDKPTTQEYDAGLEFSYELDFFGKLKNMSDADRQNYFASEEARRAVHILLVSNVSQSYFSQQLAYEQLRIARETLKNYQQSYAFVEQQLVTGSTNVLALEQARGQIESTRAEIAKREGDLAQANNALQLVLGTYRALPSEKGMKGGEIAPVKLPPNLSSQILLQRPDIMEAEYQLKAADANIGAARAAFFPSITLTSGLSASSTELSSLFTSGSGMWNFIPKIEIPIFNAGRNKANLKLAEIRQQQSVVNYEQKIQSAFKDVSDTLALRDSLSQQLESQQRYLDSLQITLQRARGLYSSGAVSYIEVLDAERSLFATQQTILDLTYSRQVNEINLFTALGGGWVE; translated from the coding sequence CTGGTTGTGTCTCTCTGGCGCCTGAATATCAGCGTCCGGCAGCACCGGTACCCCAGCAGTTTTCACTGTCCCGTAACAGCCTGACGCCAGCGGTGAATGGCTATCAGGATACGGGCTGGCGTAACTTTTTTGTCGATCCCCAGGTCACCCGGCTGATTACTGAAGCCCTGACTAATAACCGTGATTTGAGAATGGCTGCACTGAAGGTTGAAGAGGCCCGGGCCCAGTTCAACGTCACGGATGCAGATCGTTATCCCCAGCTGAATGCCTCATCCGGGATCACATACAGCGGTGGTCTGAAAGGTGACAAGCCGACCACACAGGAGTACGACGCAGGTCTGGAGTTCAGTTATGAGCTCGATTTTTTCGGCAAACTTAAGAACATGAGTGATGCTGATCGCCAGAACTACTTTGCCAGCGAAGAAGCCCGTCGGGCCGTACACATCCTTCTGGTATCCAACGTTTCACAAAGCTATTTCAGCCAGCAACTGGCGTACGAACAACTTCGTATTGCGCGGGAAACGCTGAAAAATTATCAACAGTCCTATGCTTTCGTTGAGCAGCAGCTCGTGACCGGGAGTACGAACGTTCTGGCACTTGAACAGGCGCGAGGACAAATCGAAAGTACCCGCGCCGAAATAGCCAAACGAGAAGGCGATCTGGCTCAGGCAAACAATGCCCTGCAACTGGTGCTGGGAACGTACCGCGCACTTCCGTCAGAAAAAGGGATGAAAGGCGGGGAGATAGCCCCAGTAAAATTGCCACCAAATCTGTCTTCACAAATTTTGCTGCAGCGACCGGATATTATGGAAGCGGAATATCAGCTGAAAGCGGCTGATGCCAATATTGGCGCAGCGCGAGCGGCCTTTTTCCCCTCAATTACCCTGACCAGTGGTCTTTCCGCAAGCAGTACGGAGCTGTCCAGCCTGTTTACGTCAGGAAGTGGAATGTGGAATTTTATCCCTAAAATTGAAATTCCTATATTTAATGCTGGCAGGAATAAAGCCAATCTGAAGCTGGCTGAAATTCGCCAGCAACAGTCGGTGGTTAATTACGAACAAAAAATTCAGTCAGCCTTTAAGGATGTTTCCGACACGCTTGCGCTGCGCGACAGCCTTAGCCAGCAACTTGAGTCACAGCAGCGTTATCTTGATTCACTTCAGATAACTCTCCAGCGTGCCAGAGGATTATATTCCAGTGGTGCTGTCAGTTACATTGAAGTGCTGGATGCAGAGCGTTCTCTCTTCGCTACGCAGCAAACCATTCTCGATCTTACCTATTCCCGGCAGGTTAACGAAATTAATCTGTTTACCGCACTGGGTGGCGGTTGGGTAGAGTAA
- the silP gene encoding Ag(+)-translocating P-type ATPase SilP, producing MKNDNAVQHNNQTASEQTLSPDEGHVLHKVRDPVCGMAILPDRAHSSIRYQDHQLYFCSASCESKFKAHPDRYLTEDASEHSHHHHHDHHEVSPDQIKQPHHQAEKENSEGVWTCPMHPEIRRSGPGSCPVCGMALEPLVATASTGPSDELHDMTRRFWLGLLLAFPVLVLEMGSHLFPDLRNIVAPQYNTWLQLLLASPVVLWCGWPFFARAGMSLRNRSLNMFTLVAMGTGVAWVYSVIATVFPSWFPASFRNMDGLVAVYFEAAAVITVLVLLGQVLELRAREQTSGAITALLNLAPKTARRLDHDGHETDINAEDVLPGDKLRIRPGESIPVDGIVIEGKTTVDESMVTGESMPVTKTKGDPVIGGTINQTGSLIIRAEKVGDETMLSRIVQMVADAQRSRAPIQRMADSVSGWFVPLVILIAVVAFVIWSVWGPEPRMAHGLIAAVSVLIIACPCALGLATPMSIMVGVGKGAQAGVLIRNAEALERLEKVDTLVVDKTGTLTEGSPTVTGIISLNPGGETSLLRVTAAVEKGSQHPLGMAVVKAAQEKEIAIPAVTHFDAPSGKGVSGDVEGQRVVIGNELAMQENSIVIDNQKAVADTLRMEGATVIYVATDGHLAGLIAISDPVKATTPDALKALRQAGIRIVMLTGDNQLTAEAVARKLGIDEVEAGILPDGKKAVITRLKASGHVVAMAGDGVNDAPALAAADVGIAMGTGTDVAIESAGVTLLKGDLMILNRARHLSEITMKNIRQNLFFAFIYNALGVPVAAGLLYPVYGILLSPVIAAAAMALSSVSVIVNALRLKSVRLGK from the coding sequence GTGAAAAATGACAATGCAGTGCAACACAACAACCAGACTGCTTCTGAGCAGACATTATCCCCGGACGAGGGCCACGTATTGCATAAGGTGAGAGATCCCGTGTGCGGGATGGCCATCCTGCCCGACAGGGCGCACAGCAGCATTCGATACCAGGACCATCAACTTTATTTCTGCTCCGCCAGCTGTGAGAGTAAATTTAAAGCCCATCCCGATCGTTATCTTACCGAAGATGCCAGTGAACATTCCCATCACCATCACCACGATCATCACGAAGTCAGCCCTGATCAGATAAAACAGCCTCACCACCAGGCGGAAAAAGAGAATTCTGAAGGTGTGTGGACATGTCCGATGCACCCGGAGATACGCCGCAGTGGTCCCGGAAGCTGTCCTGTCTGTGGAATGGCACTGGAGCCGCTCGTAGCTACGGCATCCACGGGGCCGAGTGATGAACTTCACGACATGACAAGACGCTTCTGGCTGGGGTTGTTGCTGGCGTTTCCGGTTCTGGTACTCGAAATGGGATCTCATCTGTTTCCCGACTTGAGGAATATAGTAGCGCCACAGTACAACACATGGCTGCAGCTGCTTCTGGCCTCCCCTGTCGTGTTGTGGTGTGGCTGGCCATTCTTCGCCCGGGCCGGAATGTCGTTACGTAACCGCTCCCTGAATATGTTTACCCTTGTTGCAATGGGGACCGGCGTAGCCTGGGTTTACAGCGTCATTGCAACCGTCTTCCCCTCCTGGTTTCCTGCATCGTTCAGAAACATGGATGGCCTGGTGGCCGTTTATTTTGAAGCCGCAGCAGTTATTACGGTGCTTGTTCTGCTGGGACAGGTTCTTGAGCTGCGGGCACGGGAACAAACCTCAGGCGCCATTACTGCGCTTCTGAACCTTGCCCCCAAAACCGCCAGACGGCTGGATCATGACGGTCATGAAACGGATATTAATGCGGAAGATGTCCTGCCTGGCGATAAGCTCCGCATCAGACCTGGAGAGAGTATTCCGGTCGACGGTATCGTGATCGAAGGCAAAACAACCGTTGATGAATCGATGGTGACCGGGGAGTCTATGCCGGTTACCAAAACGAAGGGTGACCCTGTCATTGGGGGGACGATTAATCAGACAGGTAGTCTTATCATCCGTGCAGAGAAAGTCGGTGATGAAACGATGCTCTCACGAATTGTTCAGATGGTCGCTGATGCACAGCGTTCGCGTGCCCCCATCCAGAGAATGGCTGACAGCGTTTCAGGCTGGTTTGTTCCTCTGGTGATACTTATCGCGGTTGTTGCTTTCGTGATCTGGTCTGTCTGGGGCCCCGAGCCCAGGATGGCGCACGGTCTGATTGCGGCTGTGTCGGTCCTGATTATTGCCTGCCCCTGCGCACTGGGGCTGGCCACACCGATGTCGATAATGGTGGGGGTAGGCAAAGGAGCCCAGGCCGGGGTGTTAATCAGGAATGCCGAAGCCCTTGAGCGTCTTGAAAAAGTGGACACGCTGGTTGTCGACAAAACAGGCACGCTCACGGAAGGTTCGCCTACGGTGACAGGGATTATCAGTCTCAATCCGGGTGGGGAAACATCTCTTTTACGTGTAACGGCCGCAGTGGAAAAAGGCTCGCAACATCCGCTGGGTATGGCAGTAGTTAAAGCAGCACAGGAAAAGGAGATCGCAATACCCGCAGTCACTCATTTTGATGCGCCGTCGGGTAAAGGTGTCTCAGGCGATGTCGAAGGTCAACGGGTTGTTATCGGTAATGAACTGGCTATGCAGGAAAACAGTATCGTTATTGATAATCAAAAGGCCGTTGCGGATACGTTGCGGATGGAAGGCGCTACCGTTATCTATGTGGCCACAGACGGGCACCTTGCAGGCCTGATAGCTATCTCGGATCCCGTGAAAGCAACCACGCCGGATGCGCTTAAAGCTTTGCGTCAGGCGGGGATCCGCATTGTTATGCTCACCGGGGATAACCAGCTTACTGCTGAAGCAGTCGCACGGAAACTGGGAATAGATGAGGTTGAAGCCGGAATTCTGCCGGATGGCAAAAAAGCAGTGATAACCCGACTGAAAGCGTCTGGCCATGTGGTTGCGATGGCCGGAGACGGTGTGAATGATGCCCCGGCGCTGGCAGCGGCTGACGTGGGTATAGCCATGGGAACGGGTACAGATGTGGCAATTGAAAGTGCCGGAGTCACCCTTCTCAAAGGCGACTTGATGATACTGAACAGGGCCCGTCATCTGTCAGAGATCACCATGAAAAATATCCGACAGAATCTGTTTTTTGCATTTATCTACAACGCACTTGGCGTGCCTGTGGCTGCAGGTCTGCTTTATCCTGTGTATGGAATACTGCTGTCGCCAGTTATTGCGGCAGCGGCCATGGCTCTTTCCTCCGTCAGCGTCATTGTGAATGCGTTGCGTCTGAAAAGTGTCAGGCTCGGGAAATAA
- a CDS encoding peptidoglycan DD-metalloendopeptidase family protein → MYSTDIVKENAYLSASRSGLESNEIATLQRSLPSRFNLRHLKKNESLKLVLQKKAGKSRVVTYKFTSGSFNYTAYRISDKKFYNLSDTSGKGSLDYPLPATARLSSPFNPARLNPVSGKVSPHNGIDYSMPMNTKIVSVIDGKITRTEYNSTMGYFVEVTGKAGVKTRYLHLNKILVTKGARVTRGGAIALSGNSGRSSGPHLHYELVINNNPVNSLAFRAAAPADNKLEQHAFAHARDYERYLD, encoded by the coding sequence ATGTATTCTACCGATATCGTAAAAGAAAATGCTTACCTTTCAGCCTCCCGCTCGGGGCTGGAATCGAACGAGATCGCTACCCTTCAGCGCTCTTTGCCTTCCCGGTTTAATCTTCGGCATTTGAAAAAAAATGAATCATTAAAACTCGTACTGCAAAAGAAAGCGGGAAAATCACGTGTAGTGACCTATAAATTTACGTCCGGTTCATTTAATTACACGGCGTATCGTATATCCGACAAAAAATTCTATAACCTTTCCGATACTTCCGGGAAAGGCAGTCTCGATTATCCGTTACCGGCCACAGCAAGACTCAGTTCACCTTTCAATCCTGCAAGACTTAACCCGGTATCGGGAAAAGTGAGTCCCCATAATGGCATTGATTATTCCATGCCCATGAACACTAAAATAGTCAGCGTCATCGACGGAAAAATCACCCGGACCGAATACAACAGTACCATGGGATATTTTGTTGAAGTAACGGGAAAAGCCGGTGTTAAAACTCGCTATCTCCACCTCAATAAAATACTCGTTACTAAAGGGGCCAGGGTTACCCGGGGAGGCGCTATTGCGTTATCCGGTAACAGCGGACGTTCATCCGGTCCTCATCTGCATTACGAGCTGGTCATCAATAACAATCCTGTTAACTCACTGGCGTTCCGGGCAGCGGCACCCGCTGATAACAAACTCGAACAGCATGCCTTTGCGCATGCCAGAGACTACGAACGATACCTGGACTGA